One Sodalinema gerasimenkoae IPPAS B-353 DNA segment encodes these proteins:
- the rpsB gene encoding 30S ribosomal protein S2, whose product MAVITLAQLLECGVHFGHQTRRWNPRMSQYIFTDRNGVHIIDLVQTAQLLEDAYDYLRSAAEAGKKFLFVGTKRQAAAIIAQEADRCGAYYVNQRWLGGMLTNWTTIKTRVERLKELENLEESGNLDLRPKKEGAMLRRELFKLRKYLGGIKGMRKVPDIVILVDQRREYTAVQECHKLDLPIVSLLDTNCDPDAVDVPIPANDDAIRSIKLILGKLADAIYEGRHGELDSLSEDDYDDYSVDDFEDEDLDSDDVSDDISEEFSDSDSDETEQETEKEAEKEAEPVAQAAQTAQSEEE is encoded by the coding sequence ATGGCAGTTATTACACTGGCTCAACTCCTCGAATGTGGAGTTCACTTTGGACACCAGACGCGTCGCTGGAACCCTCGGATGTCTCAGTACATCTTTACCGATCGCAACGGGGTCCACATCATCGACCTGGTGCAGACGGCGCAACTGCTCGAAGATGCGTATGACTACCTGCGTTCAGCGGCTGAAGCGGGCAAGAAATTCCTGTTTGTGGGAACCAAACGCCAAGCGGCTGCCATCATCGCTCAAGAAGCCGATCGCTGCGGGGCGTACTACGTCAACCAACGTTGGTTGGGGGGAATGCTCACCAACTGGACGACCATTAAAACCCGTGTCGAACGCCTCAAGGAACTGGAGAACCTCGAAGAATCTGGGAACTTAGATTTGCGTCCCAAAAAAGAAGGGGCCATGTTGCGCCGGGAACTCTTTAAACTGCGCAAGTACCTCGGGGGGATTAAGGGAATGCGCAAAGTTCCCGATATCGTCATCTTGGTTGACCAACGCCGCGAATACACCGCCGTTCAGGAATGCCACAAGCTTGATCTGCCCATCGTCTCCCTGTTGGATACCAACTGTGATCCGGATGCGGTCGATGTTCCCATTCCCGCTAACGACGATGCCATCCGATCGATTAAGCTAATATTGGGCAAACTGGCCGACGCGATTTATGAAGGTCGTCACGGTGAACTCGATTCTCTGTCTGAAGATGATTATGACGATTACAGCGTCGATGATTTTGAGGACGAAGATTTAGACTCCGATGACGTCTCTGATGACATTTCCGAGGAGTTCTCAGACTCTGACTCGGATGAGACCGAGCAAGAAACTGAGAAAGAGGCTGAGAAAGAAGCTGAGCCAGTGGCTCAAGCGGCTCAAACAGCCCAGTCTGAGGAAGAATAA
- a CDS encoding CIA30 family protein has product MVEQTRQNWDFRRFLDTLGFFGEIPFIGSFTWLQKLLGMKDDAILDSPNSPGVVLVAGATGGVGKRVVQRLHQQGIAVRGLVRNAQRGRELLGDEVDLVEADITLPETLTPKVFENVRAVICCTGTRVQPVEGDTPSREKYYQGVKFYLPEVAETPEYIEYQGVKNLVNAAKPYLKQRQNEKMIFDFRQPLPNFSSLWGAVDDVVMGGVSESGIRQISGAALFEGNVSTANSGGFASVRTRPLDRPLDLSAYEGIELRIRGDGNRYKFILRGDDRWDGISYCYSFDTVYNIWMTVRVPFAKLIPNFRTKTIDTGEPFPAGTVTAFQLMLSKFEYDGALNPTFSAGPFRLELESMKAYGGPPLPQFVMISSAGVTRPGKPGLNLEDEPPAVRMNDQLGGILTWKLAGEDSVRESGVPYTIVRPCALTEDAGGKLLERDRGDTIKGQCSRNDIAQLCIDLLNEPEDTNTTFEVREREEGNRQ; this is encoded by the coding sequence GTGGTCGAACAAACTCGACAGAACTGGGACTTCCGACGATTCCTCGATACCCTAGGTTTTTTCGGAGAAATCCCCTTCATCGGCAGTTTCACCTGGCTGCAAAAATTACTCGGTATGAAAGACGACGCCATCTTAGATAGCCCCAACAGCCCCGGAGTTGTTCTCGTCGCTGGTGCCACCGGAGGCGTGGGCAAACGAGTGGTGCAACGACTGCATCAGCAAGGGATTGCCGTGCGGGGCCTCGTCCGCAACGCCCAACGGGGGCGAGAACTCCTTGGGGATGAGGTGGATCTCGTCGAAGCCGATATAACCCTGCCTGAAACCCTAACCCCGAAAGTCTTTGAGAACGTCCGTGCCGTCATTTGCTGCACCGGAACCCGCGTGCAACCCGTCGAAGGCGATACCCCCAGCCGCGAGAAATACTATCAAGGGGTGAAATTCTATCTCCCCGAAGTCGCCGAGACTCCAGAATACATTGAGTATCAGGGGGTGAAAAACCTCGTCAACGCCGCAAAACCCTATCTAAAACAGCGGCAAAACGAAAAAATGATATTTGACTTCAGACAGCCTCTGCCCAACTTCAGCAGCCTCTGGGGAGCCGTTGATGATGTGGTGATGGGCGGTGTCAGCGAAAGTGGCATTCGTCAGATTTCTGGCGCGGCCCTGTTTGAGGGCAACGTCTCGACGGCTAACTCGGGGGGTTTTGCCTCCGTGCGGACTCGTCCCCTAGACCGACCCTTGGACTTATCGGCTTATGAGGGCATTGAGTTACGAATCAGGGGGGATGGCAACCGCTATAAATTTATCCTACGGGGCGACGATCGCTGGGATGGCATCAGTTACTGTTACTCCTTCGATACGGTCTATAACATCTGGATGACGGTGCGGGTTCCCTTTGCCAAGTTAATTCCCAACTTCCGCACCAAAACCATTGACACCGGGGAACCCTTCCCGGCTGGAACAGTGACCGCGTTCCAACTGATGTTGAGCAAATTTGAGTATGACGGCGCACTCAACCCCACGTTTTCAGCTGGGCCGTTCCGCTTGGAACTTGAATCCATGAAAGCTTACGGAGGCCCGCCGTTACCGCAATTTGTCATGATTAGTTCAGCGGGGGTCACTCGTCCAGGGAAACCGGGCCTAAACCTAGAGGACGAACCCCCAGCGGTGCGGATGAATGACCAACTCGGCGGCATCCTCACCTGGAAACTGGCTGGAGAAGACAGTGTGCGCGAGAGTGGGGTTCCCTATACGATTGTTCGTCCCTGCGCCTTAACGGAAGATGCCGGTGGTAAGCTCTTAGAGCGCGATCGCGGCGACACCATTAAAGGCCAATGTTCCCGCAACGACATCGCCCAACTTTGTATCGATCTCCTCAACGAACCGGAAGATACAAATACGACGTTTGAGGTGAGGGAGAGAGAAGAAGGCAATAGGCAGTAG
- a CDS encoding glycosyltransferase family 39 protein produces MVYSFVSFLELLLFCWGGFLILHHPGRRLSESLSLGIGLALIAVSFIFQAAFLIKLPEISIAVEILIAVGIIIATLKQTDILKQLLRSFSLFFARNTAVVSLSFIPIAYAGIKSFFAPQESLDVLAYHLPRVFLFQSQSTVFLDSVCKMHTAIFPVGADILPHLFLRFHTDIGVGFFSFLSYISIILGNYCLSRKYLSERGSLAVCLVIASLPQLFLQSWIAKNNIFTASAAMFCLLAVTRILDKPTSRNLFLVLLGLTFGVSAKTTFLAFALPFSVFFGISVIRKYGLRIWVHQIRQSWYWWLVGLIPLVVLSQFWLFIHNHIVWGNWSGPPEFVDFHKNQDGLLGGLANLVRFGFQFIDFLNITNIFVEQITNVSPVALLHSIYDSIFYPVFGEAALQSQRPFSMIWRVHQTHGGFGPLGLLIVIPSILASVRTRPAFTRNVALTLLSFLLIFCLSSAWSLYKIRMLVVFFACSGPCISNLLSRLVTHGRRDRFLLLGTSLVSISLLFYVSLYEQDLRVLNSYYPWRWNIQDSYWIQSDWGRDRLYSPNKFYGDERLQTLADFFPEGSRVGLLTQNETRLHYYFIHIPQVKFKDICMDDVQQRAYPVQKFATLDEAISKTSSPLDYVLCVGEVCQTPGPQLRERFRFERNQEATIIFEVLSSQ; encoded by the coding sequence ATGGTCTATAGTTTCGTCTCTTTCCTAGAACTGTTGCTATTTTGTTGGGGAGGATTCCTAATCCTGCATCATCCAGGGCGACGACTTTCAGAGTCCCTAAGCTTAGGAATTGGCTTAGCCTTAATAGCAGTTTCATTTATTTTTCAAGCTGCTTTTTTAATCAAACTTCCTGAGATATCAATTGCCGTAGAAATTCTCATAGCAGTTGGAATTATTATCGCAACTCTAAAACAAACAGATATCCTCAAGCAACTCTTACGGTCTTTTTCTCTATTTTTCGCAAGAAATACGGCTGTTGTTAGCCTATCTTTTATTCCTATAGCCTACGCTGGAATCAAGTCATTTTTTGCGCCTCAAGAATCTCTAGATGTTTTAGCCTACCACTTGCCCAGAGTCTTTTTATTTCAGTCTCAAAGCACGGTATTCCTAGATTCAGTATGCAAAATGCACACTGCAATTTTTCCAGTAGGGGCTGATATATTGCCGCATCTTTTCTTGCGATTTCACACTGACATAGGAGTTGGCTTTTTCTCATTTTTATCTTACATTTCAATTATTTTAGGAAACTATTGTTTATCTCGAAAATATCTATCAGAACGGGGTTCCCTTGCGGTTTGCTTGGTGATTGCCAGTTTGCCTCAGTTGTTTTTGCAATCTTGGATTGCCAAGAACAACATTTTCACAGCATCTGCCGCTATGTTTTGCTTGCTGGCAGTCACAAGAATTCTAGATAAACCAACATCTCGCAATTTATTTTTAGTGCTTCTGGGCTTAACGTTTGGAGTGTCGGCTAAAACCACTTTTTTGGCATTTGCCCTGCCCTTTAGCGTTTTTTTCGGTATATCTGTTATCAGGAAGTATGGATTACGAATTTGGGTTCATCAAATCCGGCAATCTTGGTATTGGTGGTTAGTTGGCTTAATTCCTTTAGTTGTCCTATCTCAATTCTGGCTGTTTATTCATAATCATATTGTTTGGGGAAATTGGTCAGGACCTCCTGAATTTGTTGATTTCCACAAAAATCAAGACGGTCTTTTAGGTGGACTTGCGAACTTAGTTCGTTTCGGATTTCAGTTTATCGATTTTCTTAATATAACCAATATTTTTGTTGAGCAAATCACAAATGTCTCCCCGGTAGCACTCTTACACTCCATCTATGACTCTATTTTTTACCCTGTATTTGGTGAAGCAGCATTACAGAGTCAACGTCCCTTTTCTATGATTTGGCGAGTTCATCAGACTCACGGCGGTTTTGGTCCATTAGGCTTGCTAATTGTCATCCCTTCTATTTTGGCAAGTGTGCGAACTCGGCCAGCATTCACCCGGAATGTAGCATTAACGTTACTCTCCTTTTTACTGATTTTCTGCCTATCCTCTGCTTGGTCACTGTATAAAATCAGAATGTTGGTTGTTTTCTTCGCCTGTTCGGGACCCTGTATCTCTAATCTATTGTCTCGACTGGTCACTCATGGCAGGCGAGACAGATTTTTGCTTTTAGGCACATCTCTTGTTTCAATTTCGCTCCTTTTTTATGTCTCATTATATGAGCAAGATTTAAGAGTCTTGAATAGCTATTATCCTTGGAGATGGAACATTCAGGACAGCTACTGGATTCAAAGTGACTGGGGGCGCGATCGCCTCTATTCCCCCAACAAGTTTTATGGAGATGAACGACTACAAACTTTAGCCGATTTTTTTCCAGAAGGAAGTCGAGTCGGCTTGTTGACGCAAAATGAAACTCGTTTACATTACTATTTCATCCATATTCCTCAAGTTAAATTTAAAGACATTTGTATGGATGATGTCCAGCAGCGAGCCTATCCTGTGCAAAAATTTGCAACCCTGGACGAGGCAATATCCAAGACATCATCTCCCCTAGACTATGTTCTCTGCGTTGGAGAGGTATGTCAGACCCCTGGGCCCCAGTTAAGGGAACGTTTCCGGTTTGAGCGTAATCAAGAAGCAACCATTATTTTTGAGGTTTTGTCGTCTCAGTGA
- a CDS encoding Ppx/GppA phosphatase family protein: MTDTTPPSNAIRMQARPIGVSVRSNYVLAAIDIGTNSIHMVVVQVQPELPAFTIITREKETVRLGDCDLETGNLKPEIIQCSVETLRRYQKIAHSLAADEIVAVATSATREAPNGQEFIQRVRDELNLSINLISGPEEARRIYLGVLSGMELARQPHVMIDIGGGSTELILGNGQEPRSLSSTKVGAVRLSGQYVHSDPIDDKDYTALEAYVQGMLERPVEEVLAKVKPGETLRMVGTSGTIEALATMDAIDSLGGVPNPLNGYVLSFKHLHKLLKKLRKSSYDERLKIPGMVERRAEIIVAGAVILHEAMSLLGVDELIICERALREGMIVDWMLNRGLIEDKLCYQSSVRERSTRKIAQKYHVDLPYAERTAEFAVSLFDQTQGVLHEWGETERELLWVATLLHNCGLYVSHSAHHKHSYYLIRHGELLGFTELEVELIANLARYHRKSAPKKKHEPYANLSSEDRLLVRQLSGLMRLAIALDRRQLGTIRKVRCENRPDSKQVKLLLYPKETGDPCDLERWSINYKKELFEHEFGVELLVLLAG, translated from the coding sequence ATGACAGACACAACCCCCCCGAGCAATGCTATCCGGATGCAGGCTCGTCCCATTGGGGTGTCCGTTCGCTCCAACTATGTTCTGGCCGCCATTGATATTGGGACCAACTCCATTCACATGGTCGTGGTTCAGGTTCAGCCGGAACTGCCCGCCTTTACTATTATTACGCGCGAAAAGGAAACTGTCCGCCTCGGGGACTGTGATCTTGAAACTGGAAATCTCAAACCTGAGATTATTCAGTGCTCCGTTGAAACTCTACGACGCTATCAAAAAATTGCCCACAGTCTCGCTGCTGATGAAATTGTAGCCGTGGCCACGAGCGCCACCCGAGAAGCGCCCAATGGCCAGGAATTTATCCAACGGGTACGAGACGAATTGAATTTATCGATTAATCTCATTTCCGGCCCCGAGGAGGCGCGACGGATTTATCTGGGGGTGCTGTCGGGGATGGAATTAGCCCGTCAGCCTCATGTGATGATTGATATTGGTGGGGGGTCGACGGAGTTGATTCTCGGCAATGGCCAGGAACCCCGCAGCCTCAGCAGCACCAAAGTCGGGGCGGTGCGTCTATCGGGCCAGTATGTCCATAGTGATCCCATTGATGATAAGGACTACACTGCCCTCGAAGCCTATGTGCAGGGGATGCTAGAACGCCCTGTTGAGGAGGTGTTGGCGAAGGTTAAGCCGGGGGAAACCTTGCGTATGGTGGGCACTTCGGGAACCATTGAGGCCCTCGCGACGATGGATGCGATCGATAGTTTGGGAGGGGTTCCGAATCCCCTCAATGGCTATGTATTGAGCTTTAAGCATCTCCATAAACTGCTCAAAAAACTCCGCAAGAGCAGTTATGACGAGCGTCTCAAAATTCCTGGAATGGTGGAGCGTCGCGCTGAGATTATCGTCGCTGGGGCGGTGATTCTCCATGAGGCCATGTCTCTGTTGGGAGTCGATGAACTGATTATCTGTGAGCGGGCCCTACGAGAAGGGATGATTGTGGATTGGATGCTCAATCGGGGTTTGATTGAGGATAAACTCTGCTATCAAAGTTCGGTACGAGAACGGAGTACCCGCAAGATTGCTCAGAAGTATCATGTGGATTTGCCCTATGCAGAACGGACGGCGGAGTTTGCGGTGAGTTTGTTTGACCAAACTCAGGGGGTCCTCCATGAGTGGGGTGAGACGGAACGAGAGTTATTGTGGGTGGCGACGTTACTCCACAATTGTGGGCTTTATGTAAGTCATTCGGCCCATCACAAGCATTCCTATTATTTGATTCGTCATGGGGAGTTGCTTGGGTTTACGGAGTTGGAGGTTGAGTTAATTGCTAATTTAGCTCGCTATCACCGCAAGAGTGCGCCTAAGAAAAAACATGAACCCTATGCCAATTTGTCGAGTGAGGATCGCCTCTTAGTTCGGCAATTGAGTGGCTTGATGCGGTTGGCGATCGCCCTCGATCGCCGTCAACTTGGTACGATTCGCAAGGTACGTTGTGAAAATCGCCCCGATTCTAAACAGGTTAAACTGCTGTTATATCCTAAAGAAACGGGAGATCCATGCGATTTAGAACGCTGGAGCATCAACTACAAAAAGGAACTGTTTGAACATGAGTTTGGAGTTGAGCTATTAGTTTTGCTGGCGGGCTAA
- the folB gene encoding dihydroneopterin aldolase, protein MDSIELSQIRCYGYTGFLPEEQVLGQWFEVDLTLWLNLQDASQSDVIDDTLDYRQAIAQVKEIIKQEKFALVERLAGAIADSMLNLDKVQQVRVRLSKPAAPIPDFGGRITIDITRPLPQDA, encoded by the coding sequence ATGGATTCTATTGAACTCTCACAAATTCGCTGTTATGGCTATACGGGATTTCTCCCCGAGGAACAAGTCTTAGGGCAATGGTTTGAGGTGGACTTAACCCTATGGCTCAATTTGCAGGACGCCAGTCAAAGTGATGTCATTGACGACACCTTGGACTATCGACAGGCGATCGCCCAAGTCAAAGAGATTATTAAACAGGAAAAATTTGCCCTAGTTGAACGACTGGCCGGGGCGATCGCCGACTCGATGTTAAACCTAGACAAAGTTCAGCAAGTGCGAGTCCGCCTCAGCAAACCCGCCGCCCCCATTCCCGACTTTGGCGGCCGCATTACCATTGATATCACGCGACCCCTCCCCCAAGACGCCTAA
- a CDS encoding DUF1622 domain-containing protein produces the protein MLLDGLEAELSGLVISLNGILTGFCQLLALFVIAIGVGRALVIYLKDALFKPQTTEAFQRGRLVMGYSFSLALSFLIGATILKTMISSRWDDIARLAAIISVRTVLNYLLLQAISTASPSVEEPTRVPATE, from the coding sequence ATGCTATTAGATGGGTTAGAAGCAGAACTATCAGGACTGGTCATTTCTTTGAATGGCATTTTGACGGGATTTTGTCAACTCTTAGCTTTATTTGTTATTGCTATTGGGGTCGGTCGTGCCTTAGTGATTTATCTCAAAGATGCCCTATTTAAACCACAAACTACCGAGGCATTTCAGCGTGGGCGGCTAGTGATGGGCTACTCGTTTTCCCTTGCTTTGAGTTTTTTGATTGGGGCAACCATTCTCAAAACAATGATTTCCAGTCGTTGGGATGATATTGCCCGTTTAGCGGCGATTATTTCCGTGCGAACTGTGTTAAATTATTTGTTGCTTCAAGCCATCAGTACCGCGAGTCCATCCGTGGAAGAACCCACGCGAGTCCCGGCAACTGAATAG
- a CDS encoding indolepyruvate ferredoxin oxidoreductase subunit alpha, whose product MSHTIVTNTCEGVADCVEACPVACIHDGPGKNKKGTAWYWIDFSTCIDCGICLQVCPVEGAIVDEERPDLQNTPE is encoded by the coding sequence ATGTCCCATACGATTGTTACAAACACCTGTGAAGGGGTGGCCGATTGCGTTGAAGCTTGTCCTGTGGCCTGTATCCATGACGGGCCGGGTAAGAATAAAAAGGGGACAGCCTGGTACTGGATTGACTTTTCAACTTGTATCGATTGCGGAATTTGTCTGCAAGTTTGTCCGGTTGAGGGGGCGATCGTCGATGAAGAGCGTCCCGATTTACAAAACACCCCCGAGTAA
- a CDS encoding adenylate/guanylate cyclase domain-containing protein, whose translation MKLYQKSLLVISCSLLGLIAILSGSLSVILLRSFWELETKNATRDIRRVENALMQKVAQLDLVTADWSNWDSLHDFMTGDNEDFVQGNITDTVLGNLQLRGLLLIDREGEVKSGGQFEFNSEVRESLPASWFERLTLEHPLLAHESRDSLTAGFWVLPEETLLVSSRPILTSDGEGTMPGTIIMLRPWDRAQVQELTEELELQVQFHRLSDLEESSHLQAMAARLEETPDEPAVHPFNRRDMAGYQWVRDIYGRPQLLLEVTMPRDVYREGQRALRYLLGSLLLVGGVFGVLTVVLLERLVLRRLARLSKAVSEIGKSNDLTLRVSTPGDDELSDLGISINGMLEDLEKNAAALSQERETVERLLLNVLPESIAARLKVEEGAIAELFDDVTILFADIVGFTPLSLRLSPVEMVNLLNQIFSEFDAIAAQLGLEKIKTIGDAYMVAGGLPIPRPDHAEAIADMALAMLQAVERVQRQHPEEFQIRVGINSGTVVAGVIGTHKFIYDLWGDTVNVASRMESHGEPGKIQVTEATYERLKQRYNFRGRGMVALKGRGEMKSYWLTGKKS comes from the coding sequence ATGAAACTGTATCAAAAAAGCCTGCTGGTAATAAGCTGTAGTTTATTGGGGCTAATTGCAATTTTATCAGGCAGTCTATCGGTGATTCTACTACGCAGTTTTTGGGAGTTGGAAACCAAAAATGCGACCCGAGATATCCGACGGGTGGAGAATGCGTTAATGCAAAAAGTGGCTCAACTCGATCTCGTGACGGCAGACTGGTCGAACTGGGATTCCCTGCATGATTTCATGACCGGGGATAATGAGGACTTTGTGCAGGGGAATATCACCGATACGGTCTTGGGAAACCTCCAACTCAGGGGCCTACTATTGATAGACCGTGAGGGGGAGGTCAAGTCGGGGGGGCAGTTTGAGTTCAACAGCGAAGTCCGGGAAAGTCTCCCGGCCAGTTGGTTCGAACGATTAACCTTAGAGCATCCCCTGTTGGCTCATGAGAGTCGGGATAGTCTGACGGCAGGATTCTGGGTTCTCCCCGAGGAGACACTGTTGGTGTCGTCCCGCCCCATCCTAACGTCTGATGGTGAGGGGACAATGCCGGGGACGATTATCATGTTGCGACCTTGGGATCGAGCCCAAGTGCAAGAGTTAACAGAAGAACTCGAGTTACAGGTTCAGTTCCACCGCCTCTCGGACTTAGAGGAGTCCAGCCATTTACAGGCCATGGCCGCCCGCCTGGAGGAGACCCCTGATGAGCCGGCTGTTCATCCGTTTAACCGACGGGACATGGCAGGATATCAGTGGGTGAGGGATATTTATGGCAGGCCTCAGCTTTTGCTTGAAGTGACCATGCCTCGGGATGTCTATCGAGAGGGACAGCGGGCGTTACGCTATTTACTGGGGTCTCTGCTTCTGGTGGGAGGGGTCTTTGGGGTCTTGACGGTGGTTCTTTTGGAGCGTTTGGTGTTGCGGCGTTTGGCCCGCTTGAGTAAGGCAGTGTCTGAAATTGGCAAGAGTAATGATTTAACCTTACGGGTTTCGACCCCTGGCGATGATGAACTGAGTGATTTGGGCATTTCGATTAATGGGATGTTGGAGGATTTAGAGAAAAATGCCGCCGCCTTGAGTCAGGAACGGGAAACGGTGGAACGTCTGTTGTTGAACGTGTTACCGGAGTCCATCGCCGCTCGGTTGAAGGTGGAGGAGGGGGCGATCGCGGAGTTGTTTGATGATGTCACTATTTTGTTTGCGGACATTGTGGGATTTACGCCTTTATCCTTGCGCTTGTCTCCTGTTGAGATGGTGAATCTTCTCAATCAGATTTTTTCAGAGTTTGATGCGATCGCCGCACAACTTGGACTTGAAAAAATCAAAACCATTGGCGATGCTTATATGGTGGCTGGAGGCTTACCGATTCCCCGTCCGGATCATGCTGAGGCGATCGCCGATATGGCCTTAGCCATGTTGCAGGCTGTTGAGCGAGTCCAACGGCAACATCCCGAGGAATTTCAAATTCGAGTTGGCATCAATAGTGGAACGGTCGTTGCTGGAGTCATCGGAACCCACAAGTTTATTTATGATTTATGGGGAGATACGGTCAATGTTGCCTCGCGCATGGAGTCTCATGGGGAACCGGGGAAAATTCAGGTCACTGAAGCGACCTATGAGCGACTGAAACAACGGTATAATTTTCGGGGACGGGGGATGGTTGCCTTGAAGGGACGGGGTGAGATGAAATCCTATTGGCTGACCGGCAAAAAATCATAG
- the tsf gene encoding translation elongation factor Ts, with translation MAQISAKDVKELRDKTGAGMMDCKKALKESGGDSEKAIEWLRQKGMASASKKEGRVAAEGLVGSYIHTGGRVGVLIEVNCETDFVARREEFQDLVRNIAMQVAACPNVEYVRVEDIPAEIAEKEKSIEMGREDLAGKPENIREKIVEGRIGKRLKELALLEQPYIRDTNITVDELVKQMVAQLGENIRVRRFVRFVLGEGIEKEESDFAAEVAAQANVGKN, from the coding sequence ATGGCGCAAATTTCAGCAAAAGACGTTAAGGAACTGCGCGATAAGACGGGCGCAGGGATGATGGACTGCAAAAAGGCTCTCAAGGAGAGTGGCGGCGATTCCGAGAAAGCCATTGAGTGGCTTCGTCAAAAAGGGATGGCTTCTGCGAGCAAAAAAGAGGGCCGTGTTGCAGCCGAAGGGCTAGTCGGAAGCTACATCCACACCGGTGGACGCGTGGGCGTTCTGATTGAAGTCAACTGTGAGACGGACTTCGTGGCTCGTCGTGAGGAGTTCCAAGACCTCGTCCGTAACATTGCTATGCAAGTCGCGGCTTGCCCCAATGTGGAATATGTCCGGGTTGAGGATATCCCCGCAGAAATTGCGGAGAAGGAGAAATCCATCGAAATGGGCCGCGAGGACTTAGCTGGGAAGCCGGAAAACATCCGCGAGAAAATCGTGGAAGGTCGGATTGGCAAACGGCTTAAGGAATTGGCTCTGTTGGAACAACCCTATATCCGGGACACCAACATCACCGTTGATGAACTGGTGAAACAAATGGTGGCACAGTTGGGTGAAAACATCCGTGTGCGTCGGTTTGTGCGCTTTGTTCTCGGTGAAGGCATCGAGAAGGAAGAAAGCGATTTCGCTGCTGAAGTAGCGGCTCAAGCTAATGTGGGCAAAAACTAA
- the queC gene encoding 7-cyano-7-deazaguanine synthase QueC yields MAQTAIVLLSGGLDSSTVLYQAQADGYRCHAISFDYQQRHRRELQAAQDIAQAAGVVNHQVVQFDLSQWGGSALTDASLDVPGDRTLAEMTQDIPITYVPARNTIFLSFALALAEVQQAQRIYIGVNALDYSGYPDCRPDYIQAIEEAFRLGTKQGREGNPVSIETPLIHLKKTEIIQLGNQLGVPWEKTWSCYAGEAVACGVCDSCKLRLAAFEALNLTDPIPYAR; encoded by the coding sequence ATGGCTCAAACTGCGATCGTTCTCCTCTCCGGGGGCTTAGACTCCTCTACCGTACTGTATCAAGCCCAAGCTGACGGCTATCGCTGTCACGCCATCTCCTTTGACTACCAACAGCGTCATCGCCGGGAACTTCAAGCTGCACAGGATATTGCCCAGGCCGCTGGAGTCGTCAATCATCAGGTGGTGCAATTTGACCTCAGCCAATGGGGAGGGTCGGCCCTGACGGATGCCAGTTTAGATGTACCTGGCGATCGCACCCTTGCGGAGATGACCCAAGATATCCCCATCACCTACGTTCCCGCCCGTAACACCATCTTCCTCAGCTTTGCCCTGGCCCTGGCCGAAGTCCAACAGGCCCAACGCATCTACATCGGCGTCAACGCCCTGGACTATTCCGGCTACCCCGATTGTCGCCCCGACTATATTCAGGCCATAGAAGAAGCGTTCCGTCTAGGAACCAAACAAGGACGAGAGGGCAACCCCGTCAGTATTGAAACGCCCCTCATTCACCTGAAAAAAACTGAAATTATCCAACTGGGGAACCAATTAGGGGTTCCCTGGGAAAAAACCTGGTCCTGCTATGCCGGTGAAGCAGTGGCCTGTGGCGTCTGTGACTCTTGTAAACTGCGGCTGGCAGCTTTTGAAGCCCTCAACCTCACCGATCCCATTCCCTACGCCCGCTAA